One Tenuifilum sp. 4138str genomic region harbors:
- a CDS encoding ArsR/SmtB family transcription factor: MKSNYTEEQVKLARYAKALSHPVRVQILQILSQQSCCYSGDIVNDLPIARSTLSQHLTELREAGLIQGEFNPPKIKYCIRPEAWNEAREIFDRFFNSNIWKTVNTNSCSTNAGKSE, from the coding sequence ATGAAAAGTAACTATACCGAGGAACAAGTAAAACTGGCGCGTTACGCCAAAGCGCTTAGCCATCCAGTACGGGTGCAGATACTTCAAATACTTTCGCAGCAAAGCTGCTGTTACAGCGGCGATATAGTAAACGACCTACCAATAGCCCGCAGTACGCTATCGCAGCACTTAACTGAGCTGCGCGAGGCAGGCCTGATACAAGGGGAGTTCAATCCGCCCAAAATCAAGTACTGTATCCGCCCCGAGGCATGGAATGAAGCCCGTGAAATATTCGACCGTTTTTTTAATAGTAATATCTGGAAAACGGTAAATACAAATTCATGTAGCACAAATGCTGGAAAATCAGAATAA
- a CDS encoding RNA polymerase sigma factor: MSQQEFNQALIELEPNLERFAYSLTANREDARDLLQETYLKALTYKDKFEDNTNIKAWTFTIMKNTFINNYRKSVKQSTTFDGSTNQFLINSKPDSFGPDAMYSHSEISKKINELDDEFRIPFQMHTSGYKYKEIAEKLNLKIGTVKSRIFFSRQKLMNVLKDYE; the protein is encoded by the coding sequence ATGTCACAGCAAGAATTCAACCAAGCACTCATAGAGCTGGAGCCAAATCTGGAGCGATTTGCATACAGTCTCACAGCAAACCGCGAGGATGCTCGCGATTTGTTACAGGAAACTTACCTTAAAGCTTTAACCTACAAGGATAAGTTTGAGGATAACACAAATATCAAGGCGTGGACATTTACTATTATGAAGAACACCTTCATTAACAACTACCGTAAATCGGTAAAGCAGAGCACCACCTTTGATGGCAGCACCAACCAGTTCCTAATAAACAGCAAACCCGACAGCTTTGGCCCCGATGCCATGTACTCGCACAGCGAGATTAGTAAAAAGATTAATGAGCTCGACGATGAGTTCCGCATCCCCTTCCAGATGCACACATCGGGCTACAAGTACAAGGAGATAGCCGAAAAGCTAAACCTTAAAATCGGTACCGTTAAAAGCCGAATCTTCTTCTCCAGGCAAAAACTGATGAATGTTTTAAAGGACTACGAGTAG
- a CDS encoding MerR family transcriptional regulator, whose protein sequence is MAQYTIRQMELLSGIRASTIRMWEKRYNIFSPQRTDTNIRRYDDNDLRFIINLSLLLKRGFRISKLASMSLEELSDLASKFVSDHRMGNINLEPMITATIQYNETELLKHISEWSEKHGIEYTFENLVLPYLQRLGDLWQTGAITTTHEHFASNVIRNLLSHLYRTCKQPEIGKTTPIIFFLPEGEFHEIGLLYFAYIAKNAGYKTIYLGQSTPIDDVIRCSKDLGCKMVFTSLSSFVSADMDEAFEPMKKALPDVEIIATGHAFTEKSGPSYLTYVSSAQDLMKIIARLDPTIIK, encoded by the coding sequence ATGGCTCAATACACTATTAGGCAAATGGAGTTGCTCTCAGGAATAAGAGCATCTACCATAAGGATGTGGGAAAAGCGCTACAATATTTTTTCACCCCAACGAACCGACACCAATATCCGCCGCTACGACGATAACGATTTAAGGTTTATCATTAACCTATCGTTACTGCTTAAGCGCGGCTTTAGGATTAGCAAGCTGGCAAGCATGTCGCTTGAAGAGCTTTCGGACCTAGCCTCCAAGTTTGTATCGGACCACCGCATGGGCAATATCAACCTTGAACCCATGATTACAGCCACCATACAGTACAATGAAACCGAATTGCTAAAACACATCAGCGAATGGTCCGAGAAGCATGGAATTGAGTACACATTTGAGAATCTGGTTCTGCCATATCTCCAAAGGCTTGGCGACCTATGGCAAACCGGAGCAATAACTACAACACACGAACACTTTGCCAGTAACGTAATTCGGAATTTACTTAGCCACCTTTACCGCACCTGCAAACAACCCGAAATTGGGAAAACAACACCAATCATTTTCTTCCTACCCGAAGGCGAATTCCATGAGATTGGACTACTATATTTTGCCTATATAGCAAAGAATGCAGGCTATAAGACCATTTACCTTGGCCAATCGACACCAATCGACGATGTTATCAGGTGCTCCAAGGACTTAGGCTGCAAAATGGTGTTTACATCGCTTTCATCGTTTGTTAGTGCCGATATGGACGAGGCCTTTGAGCCCATGAAGAAGGCCTTACCCGATGTGGAGATTATTGCAACCGGACATGCTTTTACGGAGAAAAGCGGTCCATCGTACCTTACCTACGTTTCATCGGCTCAGGACCTGATGAAGATAATTGCCCGACTCGACCCAACAATAATTAAGTAA
- a CDS encoding O-methyltransferase — translation MYTTNHEIDKYLESHTTPVDEVLHELTRHTYLTTYNPRMISGPVQGKFIEMICQMVRPNRILEIGTFTGYSTICMANALPAGKYIDTIEVNDELQETIEHYTAKAGVSSKVNLIIGNALTVIPGLPHTYDLIYIDGEKKEYPQYLNLCTEKLNAGGFLIADNVLWNGKVADPTCTDEQTKAIRQFNKMVQENTTLENVLLPIRDGMMIVRKKI, via the coding sequence ATGTATACCACAAACCATGAGATTGACAAATACCTCGAAAGCCACACCACCCCGGTGGATGAGGTGCTCCACGAGCTAACCCGCCATACATACCTTACCACCTATAACCCACGCATGATAAGCGGCCCCGTTCAGGGTAAATTCATTGAGATGATTTGCCAGATGGTACGCCCAAATCGTATACTTGAGATTGGTACATTTACAGGTTACTCAACCATTTGCATGGCAAATGCGCTTCCAGCAGGCAAATACATCGACACCATTGAGGTAAACGATGAGCTGCAGGAAACCATTGAACATTATACTGCTAAAGCAGGGGTCTCCAGCAAGGTTAACCTTATCATTGGCAACGCCCTTACAGTAATCCCCGGCCTTCCCCACACATACGATTTGATATACATTGATGGTGAGAAAAAGGAGTATCCACAGTACTTGAACTTATGTACAGAAAAATTAAACGCTGGTGGATTTCTGATAGCCGATAATGTTTTATGGAATGGCAAGGTAGCTGACCCAACATGCACCGACGAGCAAACAAAAGCAATCCGACAGTTCAACAAAATGGTTCAGGAAAACACCACCCTTGAAAATGTATTGCTGCCAATTCGTGATGGAATGATGATTGTTAGAAAAAAAATCTGA
- a CDS encoding M16 family metallopeptidase: MEFELYTLQNGIRLAHKRTDSPVAYCCIMVNTGTRDEFDHEHGLAHFIEHVIFKGTKKRKAFHIMSRMEDVGGDLNAYTSKEETVIHATFLKQDFARAVELLADIMFHSTFPEKELKREKEVIVDEINSYHDSPSELIFDDFEELIFPNHPFGRNILGTKKQLGKFTRKHIVDFMGRTYNTDEMVFCSIGNIPFNRIVKLAEKYFGGIHPNTRNYKRLPITEYLPQRKTVKKSTYQSHCIVGTTAYDLHNPNRIAMHLVNNILGGPGMNSRLNLALRERHGLAYNVESSYTPYSDTGIFTIYFGTDKADTDKAIDLILQELDGLRNKRMGILQLSKAKKQLIGQLAIGAESGENLMISTAKSILVYERPDNIQNVFKRIEEITSLEVMEIANEILSPNKLSMLIYK, translated from the coding sequence ATGGAATTTGAACTCTATACACTACAAAACGGGATACGACTTGCCCACAAACGAACCGATTCGCCAGTGGCATACTGCTGCATAATGGTGAATACCGGCACACGCGACGAGTTTGATCATGAGCATGGCCTAGCCCATTTTATTGAGCATGTAATTTTTAAGGGAACAAAAAAACGCAAGGCATTTCACATCATGAGCCGCATGGAGGATGTGGGTGGCGACCTGAATGCTTACACATCCAAGGAGGAAACAGTTATTCATGCCACGTTCCTCAAGCAAGATTTCGCCCGCGCAGTTGAGTTACTGGCCGACATCATGTTCCATAGCACTTTCCCTGAGAAAGAACTCAAGCGGGAAAAGGAAGTAATTGTTGATGAGATAAACTCATACCACGATTCGCCTTCCGAATTAATTTTTGATGATTTTGAGGAGTTAATTTTCCCTAACCACCCCTTTGGGCGAAATATTCTAGGTACAAAAAAGCAGCTTGGGAAGTTTACCAGAAAACACATTGTCGATTTTATGGGACGCACCTATAACACCGATGAGATGGTTTTCTGCTCAATTGGAAACATCCCATTTAATCGGATAGTAAAGCTTGCCGAAAAGTATTTTGGTGGCATACACCCAAACACCCGTAACTACAAAAGGCTTCCTATTACCGAATACTTACCACAAAGAAAAACCGTTAAGAAATCAACCTACCAATCGCACTGCATTGTTGGCACTACTGCGTACGACCTGCATAACCCAAACCGTATTGCCATGCACCTGGTAAACAACATCCTTGGAGGCCCGGGAATGAACTCAAGGCTCAACCTGGCGCTCCGTGAGCGGCATGGCTTGGCCTACAATGTGGAATCGTCGTACACTCCATACAGCGATACCGGTATATTTACCATTTACTTTGGCACCGATAAGGCTGATACCGATAAGGCAATTGACCTTATTCTTCAGGAACTGGACGGCCTACGAAATAAACGGATGGGTATACTGCAGCTCTCCAAAGCTAAAAAACAGCTTATCGGCCAACTGGCCATTGGTGCCGAAAGCGGGGAAAACCTCATGATTTCCACGGCCAAAAGTATTTTGGTTTACGAACGCCCCGATAACATTCAGAACGTATTCAAAAGAATTGAGGAGATAACATCGTTGGAGGTTATGGAGATTGCCAATGAAATACTTAGCCCCAATAAGCTGTCGATGCTAATATACAAGTAG
- the amrS gene encoding AmmeMemoRadiSam system radical SAM enzyme, translating to MEKISRREFLKRSLLATGSLMALRYLSLSAFGLDDKPWKWSREAMFYTPTPRGMRCNLCPNECNIRPGETSQCRNRVNYNGKLYTIAYGNPCAVHIDPIEKKPLYHYYPGSKSFSIATAGCNFGCLNCQNWEISQSSPKDTRNAELFPEQVVEQAKRNGCKSIAYTYSEPITFYEYMYETAGIAQKKGIGNVLVSNGYINEEPLRELAKGIDAANIDLKSFSNEIYLKLNAGTLEPILNTLRILLEMNVWVEITNLVIPTWTDDYAMIRKMCQWLASNGFSEMPLHFSRFFPLYKLTQLPQTPTSTLIKAREIAQSCGLKYVYIGNTVLPGSGDTICPSCGKVVVERKGYNVALVNLNNGKCGWCGAKINGRWS from the coding sequence ATGGAAAAGATATCGCGCCGCGAATTCCTAAAAAGGAGCCTATTAGCAACCGGTAGTTTAATGGCCCTGCGATACTTAAGCCTATCGGCATTTGGGTTGGACGATAAACCCTGGAAGTGGAGCCGCGAGGCAATGTTTTACACACCCACTCCGCGCGGTATGCGTTGCAACCTTTGCCCCAATGAGTGCAATATTCGTCCCGGAGAAACCAGCCAGTGCCGCAACCGGGTTAACTACAACGGAAAGCTATACACCATTGCCTACGGTAATCCGTGCGCCGTACATATCGATCCCATTGAGAAGAAACCACTTTACCATTACTACCCGGGAAGCAAATCGTTTTCCATTGCAACGGCTGGTTGTAACTTTGGTTGCCTGAACTGTCAGAACTGGGAGATCTCGCAAAGTAGCCCCAAGGACACCCGAAATGCAGAGCTATTCCCCGAACAGGTGGTTGAGCAGGCCAAACGCAATGGATGCAAAAGCATAGCATACACCTACTCAGAGCCAATTACTTTTTACGAATACATGTATGAAACCGCCGGAATTGCTCAGAAAAAGGGCATAGGCAATGTACTAGTATCGAACGGTTACATAAACGAGGAACCGCTACGCGAACTCGCAAAAGGGATTGATGCTGCCAACATCGATCTGAAATCGTTTAGTAATGAAATCTACCTAAAGCTAAATGCAGGAACCCTGGAGCCTATTCTTAACACCTTACGCATACTGCTCGAGATGAACGTTTGGGTTGAAATAACCAACCTGGTTATACCCACATGGACCGATGATTATGCCATGATACGTAAGATGTGCCAGTGGCTGGCAAGTAATGGATTCTCCGAAATGCCGTTGCATTTTAGCCGGTTCTTCCCGTTATACAAGCTTACCCAACTCCCACAAACACCAACATCAACGCTGATTAAGGCAAGAGAGATTGCCCAATCGTGTGGGTTAAAGTATGTTTACATAGGCAATACAGTTCTGCCCGGATCGGGCGATACCATTTGCCCATCATGCGGTAAGGTGGTTGTGGAACGCAAGGGATACAATGTAGCACTTGTTAACCTTAACAATGGGAAATGCGGCTGGTGTGGAGCAAAAATTAATGGGCGATGGTCATAG
- the amrB gene encoding AmmeMemoRadiSam system protein B produces the protein MYNLLNRSKKLCAFTLTVLIVTETSCNGQNMNKPNDFDRQPAVAGQFYPGTKAQLEKEVKSYFDSAQKVMDAQPLALIVPHAGYVFSGQVAASGYRQIDRDKKFKHIFLIGSSHTMFFTGAAVYTKGAFITPLGRVPIDPLANELVQNHKVFTVDVKPHVKEHSLEVQLPFLQYWLKNDFSIIPIIIGGESQATVTLLAEALEPYLNPDNLFIISSDFSHYPSYEDARRTDDDMAHAIVSNSPVEFMKAKIRNENAGIDDLATAMCGWTSGLMLLKITEGKPGITYKTIMYRNSGDSPYGGKDRVVGYWAIAAIQQQAKTADFNLTNNDKRELLKLARKTITEYLSGKTPTPPDESKLSSTLKTNAGAFVTLHNHGKLRGCIGNFSTTTPLYRVVMAMAISAATEDYRFESVTADELNDIDIEISVLTPMKRISNIKEIELGKHGIYIKKGGRSGTFLPQVAKETRWSLEEFLGHCARDKAGIGWDGWRDAEIFTYEAIVFDEKELGLK, from the coding sequence ATGTATAATCTGCTTAACCGAAGTAAAAAGCTATGTGCTTTTACGCTAACAGTTTTAATAGTAACCGAAACATCGTGTAACGGACAGAATATGAATAAACCTAACGATTTCGATAGGCAACCAGCTGTAGCAGGACAATTTTATCCCGGCACAAAGGCTCAGCTGGAAAAGGAGGTGAAATCTTACTTCGATAGTGCACAAAAGGTTATGGATGCTCAGCCCCTAGCCCTAATTGTACCTCATGCCGGTTACGTTTTTTCCGGTCAAGTGGCTGCAAGCGGGTATAGGCAAATTGACAGGGATAAAAAGTTCAAGCATATCTTCCTGATAGGATCGAGCCACACCATGTTTTTTACAGGAGCAGCCGTTTACACCAAAGGTGCATTTATTACGCCACTAGGCAGGGTCCCTATTGACCCTTTGGCAAACGAACTCGTTCAAAACCATAAGGTATTTACGGTTGATGTAAAACCACATGTCAAGGAGCATAGCCTTGAGGTTCAATTGCCATTTCTGCAATACTGGCTAAAAAACGATTTTTCCATTATCCCCATAATTATTGGTGGCGAATCGCAAGCCACTGTTACCCTTTTGGCCGAAGCATTAGAACCATACCTTAACCCCGATAATCTTTTCATAATCAGTTCCGACTTCTCACACTACCCCTCTTACGAGGATGCCCGCCGCACCGACGACGATATGGCCCATGCCATTGTCTCTAACTCGCCTGTAGAGTTCATGAAAGCCAAAATCCGAAACGAGAATGCTGGTATCGACGACCTGGCAACAGCCATGTGTGGATGGACATCGGGGCTTATGCTTTTGAAAATCACTGAGGGGAAACCGGGTATTACCTACAAAACAATTATGTATAGGAACTCCGGCGATTCGCCTTACGGCGGCAAGGATAGGGTTGTAGGCTACTGGGCTATTGCTGCCATTCAACAGCAAGCCAAAACTGCAGACTTCAACCTAACCAACAACGATAAACGCGAGCTACTCAAACTTGCACGGAAAACCATCACCGAATACCTTTCCGGGAAAACCCCCACACCACCCGATGAGTCCAAACTATCATCAACTCTAAAAACCAATGCCGGTGCTTTTGTAACCCTGCACAACCACGGTAAGTTACGTGGATGCATTGGAAATTTTTCCACCACAACCCCACTCTACCGTGTAGTAATGGCCATGGCCATATCGGCGGCAACTGAGGATTACCGTTTTGAATCGGTAACAGCCGATGAGTTGAACGATATTGATATTGAGATTTCGGTTCTTACTCCAATGAAACGAATAAGCAACATTAAGGAGATTGAACTGGGTAAGCACGGAATATATATCAAAAAAGGAGGTCGTTCCGGAACGTTTTTGCCACAGGTGGCAAAGGAAACCCGATGGTCGCTTGAAGAATTCCTTGGCCACTGCGCACGCGACAAGGCTGGTATTGGGTGGGATGGCTGGCGCGATGCCGAAATATTTACTTACGAGGCCATTGTTTTCGATGAGAAGGAACTGGGCTTAAAGTAG